In Bordetella genomosp. 11, the following proteins share a genomic window:
- a CDS encoding class I SAM-dependent methyltransferase, which produces MQRPSPANLPPLDPAAQEHSAAMAAHLRDAIAANGGWLPFDRWMALALYAPGLGYYAAGNIKLARADGGGKNPEGDFVTAPQLTPLFARTLARQAAQVLRQTRTDTVLEFGAGTGALAEGVLGELDALGLEQTRYLILEVSADLRARQAERLAAFGSRVQWLDALPDAFSGCVLANEVLDAMPVSIFRWSEDGTVLERGVALDAARDFIWEDRPAPPALPDAVAGRMPALPGYVSEINPQAEAWVAAMGRWLERGAALLVDYGFPRGEYYHPQRAGGTLMCHLRHRAHGDPFTAPGLQDITAHVDFTAMADAAQDAGLQVLGYTSQARFLMNAGLMDLLAQLDPSDAQDYAKTVAPMQKLLSEAEMGELFKVLAVGRGMTEPLTGFARGDRLGKL; this is translated from the coding sequence ATGCAACGCCCCTCTCCCGCCAATCTCCCGCCTCTGGACCCCGCCGCCCAGGAACACAGCGCCGCCATGGCCGCCCACCTGCGCGATGCCATCGCGGCCAACGGCGGCTGGCTGCCGTTCGACCGCTGGATGGCCCTGGCCCTGTATGCGCCCGGCCTGGGCTACTACGCGGCGGGCAACATCAAGCTGGCGCGGGCCGACGGCGGCGGCAAGAACCCCGAGGGCGACTTCGTCACGGCCCCCCAGTTGACGCCGCTGTTCGCCCGCACGCTGGCCCGCCAGGCCGCCCAGGTGCTGCGCCAGACGCGGACGGACACCGTGCTGGAGTTCGGCGCCGGCACCGGCGCCCTGGCCGAGGGCGTGCTGGGCGAACTGGATGCGCTGGGGCTGGAGCAGACCCGCTACCTGATCCTGGAAGTGTCCGCCGACCTGCGCGCGCGCCAGGCCGAAAGGCTGGCGGCGTTCGGCAGCCGCGTGCAATGGCTGGACGCGCTGCCCGATGCCTTCTCAGGCTGCGTGCTGGCCAACGAGGTCCTGGACGCGATGCCGGTGTCGATCTTCCGCTGGAGCGAAGACGGCACGGTGCTGGAACGCGGCGTGGCGCTGGACGCCGCCCGGGACTTCATCTGGGAAGACCGGCCGGCGCCGCCGGCGCTGCCCGACGCCGTGGCCGGCCGCATGCCGGCGCTGCCCGGCTACGTTTCCGAAATCAATCCGCAGGCCGAAGCCTGGGTCGCCGCAATGGGCCGCTGGCTCGAACGCGGCGCGGCGCTGTTGGTGGACTATGGCTTTCCCCGCGGCGAGTACTACCATCCGCAGCGCGCGGGCGGCACGCTCATGTGCCATCTGCGCCATCGCGCGCACGGCGATCCGTTCACCGCGCCGGGCCTGCAGGACATCACCGCGCACGTCGATTTCACGGCGATGGCGGACGCCGCGCAGGACGCCGGCCTGCAGGTCCTGGGCTATACCTCGCAGGCCCGCTTCCTGATGAACGCCGGGCTGATGGACCTGCTGGCGCAACTGGATCCATCGGACGCGCAAGACTATGCGAAGACCGTCGCGCCCATGCAGAAGCTGCTGTCCGAAGCGGAAATGGGAGAACTGTT